The following are encoded together in the Weissella soli genome:
- a CDS encoding DsrE family protein has protein sequence MLINGEAVEQAMKASDVNFTEMIDRNIKIAVCQNSLDQRQIATADLQDAVAAVVPSGVVELAIKQQQGYSYIKP, from the coding sequence TTGTTGATTAATGGTGAAGCTGTGGAACAAGCGATGAAAGCGTCTGATGTTAATTTCACCGAGATGATTGATCGTAATATCAAGATTGCCGTTTGCCAAAATTCACTGGATCAACGCCAAATCGCTACAGCAGACTTACAAGATGCAGTAGCAGCGGTAGTGCCATCGGGAGTGGTGGAACTAGCGATCAAACAACAGCAAGGGTACAGTTATATCAAACCTTGA
- a CDS encoding ABC transporter permease, producing the protein MFLAIKEMLHEKLRYGLIIALILLVSYLLIILSGLATGLANLNRAAVDEWQASAIVLNKDAEGRLSQSFLAKKTVAALPSNGAKLSQYSTLVKSAAGLKENTQLIAVASDSFIYKNLKVTAGKKATKLNEGLVSDKFKNDGFKIGDQLKVANSDVKIKITGFTPRATLNVAPVVYVSPKTIQPLNKGMVNAVVFENHSPSRGDLPMGTKLFAIQAFINKLPGYSAQQLTFNFMIGFLYVIILIVISIFLYILTVQKLPNLGVLKAQGVSTKYLVLSILYQSLIMSIIGVVLAIILGEITAIGLPSEVPIVITTSNLLISGFGLIIMSLFGALIPIRQITKVDPYKIIGG; encoded by the coding sequence ATGTTTCTAGCCATTAAAGAAATGTTACATGAAAAATTACGTTATGGGTTGATCATTGCGCTCATATTATTAGTCAGCTACTTGTTAATCATTTTAAGCGGCTTAGCCACGGGCTTAGCTAACCTTAATCGCGCTGCTGTCGACGAGTGGCAAGCCAGTGCCATTGTATTAAATAAGGATGCTGAGGGACGTTTATCACAATCCTTTCTCGCAAAAAAGACGGTGGCGGCTTTGCCAAGCAATGGGGCCAAACTATCTCAGTACAGTACGTTGGTAAAATCCGCGGCGGGTCTTAAGGAAAATACCCAGCTGATCGCTGTTGCGTCAGATTCATTTATCTATAAGAACCTGAAAGTCACAGCCGGTAAGAAGGCAACCAAGTTGAATGAGGGCCTCGTATCCGATAAATTCAAAAACGATGGTTTCAAGATCGGCGATCAATTAAAGGTGGCCAATTCAGACGTTAAGATCAAAATTACCGGCTTTACGCCCCGCGCAACCCTGAACGTGGCACCGGTTGTATATGTGTCACCTAAGACGATTCAGCCACTGAATAAGGGGATGGTTAACGCCGTCGTTTTCGAGAATCATAGCCCAAGTCGGGGTGATTTGCCGATGGGGACTAAACTGTTTGCTATTCAGGCCTTTATTAATAAGTTACCCGGATACAGTGCCCAACAGTTGACCTTTAACTTTATGATTGGCTTTTTGTACGTGATTATCTTAATTGTTATCTCAATCTTCTTATATATTCTGACTGTGCAAAAGCTCCCTAATCTGGGAGTGCTAAAAGCACAAGGTGTTTCAACAAAGTATCTCGTGCTAAGTATCTTATACCAATCACTCATCATGTCTATTATCGGGGTGGTGTTAGCTATCATCTTAGGAGAAATAACCGCTATCGGCCTACCAAGTGAAGTGCCGATTGTCATTACGACCAGCAATCTATTGATTTCAGGATTTGGGTTGATCATTATGTCATTATTCGGTGCGTTGATCCCGATTCGGCAGATCACAAAAGTCGATCCCTACAAGATTATTGGAGGATAA
- a CDS encoding MerR family transcriptional regulator produces MNIKEASEITGVEASTIRYYEQVGLIPVVDRKTSGVRDFDDFYIGRINFVKNMRSAGMSVEAIKRYVDLVDDEAEHVEQQKAILVEQINILTEKRDDLTATLDYLQYKVEHFYDHMLDAEEQLKLLEKQHTLTKRNNKQGKWADHL; encoded by the coding sequence ATGAATATCAAAGAGGCAAGTGAAATTACTGGCGTTGAGGCGAGTACCATTCGTTATTACGAACAGGTTGGTCTGATTCCTGTGGTCGATCGAAAAACTAGTGGTGTGCGTGACTTTGATGATTTTTATATTGGTCGAATCAACTTTGTCAAAAATATGCGCAGTGCGGGGATGTCGGTTGAAGCCATTAAGCGCTATGTTGACCTGGTTGATGATGAAGCTGAACACGTTGAACAACAAAAGGCTATTCTAGTTGAGCAAATAAATATCTTGACTGAAAAACGTGACGATTTAACGGCAACACTAGATTATTTACAGTATAAAGTAGAGCATTTCTATGATCATATGCTCGATGCGGAAGAACAATTAAAGTTATTAGAAAAGCAGCATACGCTTACGAAGCGTAATAATAAGCAGGGTAAGTGGGCTGATCATCTATAA
- a CDS encoding response regulator transcription factor has protein sequence MNKKIMVVDNHFLIREGLKLIFENIAGFEVAYEASNGTEAIAQLKQALPDVILLDIIMDHIDGFGVMAYINEFCPQVPVVVLTTVDTGNDIKKMLNLGAKGYLLKDAGPEQIINTVNNALEGNTLLHSKITQIMSTEGLNPSDFNLNDMELMLLTDISKGLRIKDIAIKVHLSERTVKNHLSTIYNKMSVSSGIEAVALAAKNNLI, from the coding sequence ATGAATAAAAAAATAATGGTGGTTGATAATCATTTTCTAATTAGAGAAGGCTTAAAACTAATTTTTGAAAATATAGCCGGTTTTGAGGTTGCGTATGAGGCGAGTAATGGTACGGAGGCTATCGCTCAGTTAAAACAGGCATTACCTGATGTTATATTACTAGATATTATCATGGATCATATTGATGGTTTCGGTGTGATGGCTTATATCAATGAATTTTGCCCACAGGTACCTGTGGTTGTTTTAACAACAGTAGATACCGGCAATGACATTAAAAAAATGTTGAATTTAGGTGCCAAGGGTTACCTGCTAAAAGATGCCGGGCCTGAACAAATCATTAATACAGTGAATAATGCTTTGGAAGGTAACACTTTATTACATAGTAAAATAACACAAATTATGTCCACGGAAGGGCTAAATCCATCAGATTTCAACCTAAATGATATGGAGTTAATGCTCCTAACTGACATTAGTAAGGGTCTCAGAATAAAAGATATTGCAATCAAAGTTCACTTATCTGAAAGAACGGTGAAGAACCACTTGAGCACGATCTATAACAAGATGTCTGTTTCCAGTGGTATTGAAGCAGTAGCCTTAGCAGCGAAAAATAATTTGATTTAA
- a CDS encoding NAD(P)H-binding protein: MKIAIIAAGGRIAQLVTERLLTEDRFADVALTLAIRHPDQLKHLANHPRVTIVKADLNDLTSVTSVVAGQDLIFVAVVDHDAQNVPTRNVIAAMQAHQVDRIIYTNILGIYDEVPGEFGRWNLSMVAPGLAAAQNSDHLLATSGLNYTTLRLPWLNDRDEIHYVVTHRDEPYIGVSGSRQSVADLVLELITTPDMGNFDSLGLADPATAGLDRPVY, from the coding sequence ATGAAAATAGCGATTATCGCAGCTGGTGGGCGAATTGCCCAGTTAGTCACGGAACGATTGTTAACTGAAGACCGTTTTGCCGATGTTGCATTAACTTTGGCAATCCGACATCCTGATCAACTTAAACATTTAGCCAATCACCCCCGGGTCACTATTGTAAAAGCGGATTTGAACGATTTGACATCGGTAACATCAGTTGTAGCCGGTCAAGATTTGATCTTTGTGGCCGTTGTTGATCATGATGCGCAAAATGTACCAACCAGGAATGTCATCGCAGCTATGCAAGCACACCAGGTTGACCGTATCATTTATACTAACATTTTAGGTATTTACGATGAAGTTCCCGGCGAATTTGGTCGTTGGAATTTATCAATGGTTGCTCCTGGACTAGCTGCTGCTCAAAATTCGGATCATCTTTTAGCGACCTCAGGGTTGAATTATACGACCCTACGTTTACCTTGGTTGAATGATCGTGATGAGATTCATTATGTAGTGACACATCGTGATGAGCCTTATATTGGGGTATCTGGTTCGCGTCAAAGTGTGGCTGATTTAGTGTTAGAATTAATAACGACACCTGATATGGGGAATTTTGATAGTTTAGGACTAGCTGATCCGGCTACTGCTGGCTTGGACCGGCCAGTCTACTAA
- a CDS encoding MFS transporter, with protein sequence MVKQKFGMVLPIALLAYFLILMDNSIIFTSAVEIGRDLHLTAQALSWISNAYTLTFGGFLLLSGRLSDLIGRKRIFLIGLAIFGVASWMIGLSNQMLLTILLRGVQGIGASILAPSTLALMIDAYQGNQLTTAIAYYGATAGVGSSLGLVIGGWLTTAVSWRAGFLINVPFTLLLLMLAWRFIKPDVVKPGSQPVDLLGAGLSVVGLGSIIYGLLANSEQWLYIAIGMSLIGVFVWRESHVAGALMPLSLFKNKIRASAYLLRLLFMMSMLSFWFLLPQMMQSQYGFNALQAGLAFFPLTVIMFLISMRLPMITAKFGQTKTLLFGEIMLGLGMLLLALANFNASYWSAIALPMVFLGIGQGFILSPVTSLGIYETSNELAGIASGITNTMHQIGGPIGLSLVLMIGGNIHTNLWVMFSFIVVAILIALYLVIGQLIADEQ encoded by the coding sequence GCATATTTTTTAATTTTAATGGATAATTCAATTATTTTTACATCCGCTGTTGAAATTGGGCGTGATTTACATTTGACAGCCCAGGCGCTATCGTGGATATCAAATGCTTATACGCTGACTTTTGGCGGTTTCTTGTTGCTGAGTGGGCGACTGTCAGATTTAATTGGTCGAAAGCGTATTTTTTTAATCGGTCTCGCTATCTTTGGCGTGGCTTCATGGATGATTGGCTTATCTAATCAGATGCTTTTGACTATCTTGTTACGTGGCGTGCAGGGCATTGGTGCTTCAATCTTGGCACCGTCGACTTTAGCGCTAATGATAGATGCCTATCAAGGAAACCAACTAACTACTGCGATTGCTTACTATGGGGCAACTGCTGGCGTGGGATCCAGTTTAGGTTTAGTCATTGGCGGTTGGTTGACCACCGCGGTATCTTGGCGAGCGGGCTTTTTGATTAATGTGCCATTCACATTATTGCTCTTAATGTTAGCGTGGCGTTTTATTAAACCGGACGTCGTTAAACCTGGTTCTCAGCCAGTTGATTTGCTAGGAGCTGGACTATCAGTGGTTGGGCTGGGTAGTATTATCTATGGGTTACTCGCAAATAGTGAACAGTGGCTTTATATCGCCATAGGAATGAGCTTAATTGGTGTTTTTGTTTGGCGAGAAAGTCACGTTGCAGGGGCACTGATGCCACTGTCACTTTTTAAAAATAAGATTCGTGCGAGTGCATATCTGTTGCGATTGCTCTTTATGATGTCGATGCTATCATTTTGGTTTTTATTACCCCAAATGATGCAAAGTCAGTATGGATTCAATGCATTGCAGGCAGGGTTAGCTTTTTTCCCATTGACGGTGATTATGTTTTTAATTTCAATGCGGTTACCAATGATCACTGCTAAATTCGGCCAAACAAAAACGTTGCTATTTGGTGAGATCATGCTGGGATTAGGCATGCTACTCTTGGCGCTGGCTAATTTTAATGCCAGTTATTGGTCAGCTATTGCGTTACCCATGGTATTTTTAGGCATCGGACAAGGCTTTATTTTATCACCGGTCACCAGCTTAGGTATCTATGAGACGTCTAACGAGTTAGCTGGTATTGCTTCCGGGATCACAAATACCATGCACCAAATTGGTGGTCCGATTGGTCTGTCTCTGGTTTTAATGATCGGGGGTAACATCCATACTAATTTATGGGTGATGTTTAGTTTTATTGTGGTAGCTATCTTGATTGCGCTATACCTTGTGATAGGGCAACTCATAGCCGACGAGCAGTAA
- a CDS encoding MMPL family transporter: MGKSLGKLGGWIYRHAKVTIFGFVLTILISIGAALSMGVNFDSAGMSIQGSQSEQANRLMEKEFPNTKQTGGQVEIVLHSINGDVLTSPANQQIMNDMFKDVQTNKHVKMVVTPQILQSYSQDKMAATARVIYKQKGDQVSTKTVKALLKSINITRNKNIETELTSNDVTISGMDNGEQAEVVGLAIAFVILAITFASLMAAGIPIFSAILGLVVGMMLVLISTNFLSVATFSMSLVGMMGLAVGIDYALFLLSRYRQELEHLNKKNALMTAMSTAGTSIVFAGLTVIVALLGMTVLNIDMLSVMGITAAMAIFTAILTSLTFVPAMLVLLGDRVTGKKPNRVLYLATLLRIRGGWGKIVTKYKYVLTIAVIVILGFATMPFTHINLGLPNDAVKSEKLTERRAYDILTQEYGQGSQATLVIIAKTSSNQATQHVIKDIDALNNVASVSAATPSKNNEYQMITVQPGTNANAVKTKQLVHKIRDLSSDKDLPKLYITGSTAINIDMSDALMKALPKFAALIVLFAFVLLTLVFRSLLIPVVAVAGFILSLGATLGTIVYVVQDGHFIEFFGIPAKGAILNFLPVLVIGIMFGLAMDYEVFLVSRIREEYLKTHRTTEAVIAGMRNSGPAVVAAALIMMAVFSGFIFASDAIVKSMGLVLTSGILFDALLVRLILVPATIAVFGKASWYLPKWLDKLLPNVKID; encoded by the coding sequence ATGGGAAAATCACTTGGAAAATTAGGAGGATGGATATACCGTCATGCAAAGGTGACTATATTCGGTTTTGTTTTAACCATTCTTATTTCAATTGGTGCCGCACTTAGTATGGGAGTGAACTTTGATTCTGCTGGAATGTCTATCCAAGGATCACAATCTGAACAAGCTAATCGACTAATGGAAAAAGAATTTCCTAACACGAAGCAAACAGGGGGTCAGGTAGAAATTGTATTACATTCAATTAATGGCGATGTACTAACCTCACCGGCCAACCAACAAATTATGAATGACATGTTTAAAGATGTTCAAACAAATAAACATGTCAAAATGGTGGTGACCCCACAGATACTTCAGAGCTATAGTCAGGACAAGATGGCTGCGACTGCCAGAGTAATCTATAAGCAAAAAGGGGATCAAGTTTCTACTAAGACAGTTAAAGCACTATTGAAGTCTATTAATATTACGCGAAACAAAAATATTGAAACGGAATTAACTTCAAATGACGTCACGATTTCCGGTATGGATAATGGTGAACAAGCTGAAGTGGTTGGATTGGCCATAGCCTTTGTTATTTTAGCAATCACTTTTGCATCGTTAATGGCGGCTGGTATTCCTATTTTTTCAGCTATTTTAGGTTTAGTTGTTGGAATGATGTTAGTCTTAATTTCAACAAATTTCTTGTCAGTTGCAACATTTTCCATGTCGTTAGTGGGGATGATGGGATTGGCTGTCGGGATTGATTATGCATTATTTTTGCTTTCACGATATCGACAAGAACTAGAACATTTGAATAAAAAAAATGCCCTAATGACAGCTATGTCAACGGCAGGAACGTCCATCGTGTTTGCTGGTTTAACGGTCATCGTTGCATTATTGGGAATGACTGTGTTAAACATCGATATGCTCTCAGTCATGGGTATAACGGCAGCGATGGCGATTTTTACGGCAATTTTGACATCATTAACCTTCGTGCCGGCGATGTTAGTTTTACTAGGTGATCGTGTAACTGGTAAGAAACCTAATCGAGTACTATATCTTGCAACGTTACTCCGTATTAGAGGGGGTTGGGGCAAGATAGTCACTAAATACAAGTACGTATTAACAATTGCAGTCATTGTCATATTAGGATTTGCTACGATGCCATTTACGCATATTAATTTGGGTCTACCTAATGATGCCGTTAAGTCAGAAAAATTGACGGAACGACGAGCTTATGACATCTTAACGCAAGAGTATGGTCAGGGTAGTCAAGCAACACTAGTCATAATAGCAAAAACTAGTAGCAATCAGGCAACTCAGCATGTCATCAAGGATATTGATGCTCTAAACAACGTGGCATCTGTTTCAGCGGCAACGCCAAGCAAAAATAACGAATATCAGATGATTACTGTTCAACCAGGAACAAACGCCAATGCCGTCAAAACTAAGCAGTTGGTACATAAAATTCGTGACTTGAGTTCTGACAAAGATTTACCCAAATTATATATCACTGGTTCAACTGCCATTAATATTGATATGTCTGACGCATTGATGAAAGCCTTACCTAAGTTTGCCGCTTTGATTGTCCTATTTGCTTTTGTATTACTGACATTGGTATTTAGATCATTATTAATTCCAGTGGTTGCAGTGGCAGGATTTATATTATCATTGGGTGCAACACTAGGAACAATTGTTTATGTTGTCCAAGATGGTCATTTCATTGAATTCTTTGGGATACCCGCTAAGGGCGCCATTCTCAATTTCTTACCAGTTCTCGTGATTGGTATTATGTTTGGGTTAGCCATGGATTATGAAGTCTTCTTAGTGAGTCGGATTCGTGAGGAATATTTAAAAACACATCGAACTACTGAAGCGGTGATCGCAGGAATGCGGAACAGTGGTCCAGCGGTTGTAGCAGCAGCTCTAATTATGATGGCAGTCTTTTCAGGATTTATTTTTGCCAGTGATGCCATCGTAAAATCAATGGGTCTTGTATTAACCTCTGGAATCTTATTTGATGCATTGTTAGTTAGATTGATTTTAGTGCCCGCAACAATTGCAGTATTTGGCAAAGCTAGTTGGTACTTACCAAAGTGGTTAGATAAGCTATTACCTAATGTCAAAATAGATTAA
- a CDS encoding sensor histidine kinase — MEHDVKQETREHFLILYRWPMIFWSLMMYFLSYYLMLQSSQIGDWQSSLFFTLFFVQALVNFKSTSLIKRSSIGFVAIQMIIVIMAGILISPNETILYITMLPVFGVQIISLFDMKLKTLLWILGPAQIVVILIELINEGVFLALMALEASIFLNVIFFIAWQFYHRQVNQMIRTQRILQELQVTYTEVKEISQQNERNRIGRELHDTLMQGLAGVTMQLEGIKGLISHGKIQRATAEIEKTIKLSRSSLVDARTAVYEMRREHTDNISFRYRLEKLAELFYENYGLHVNVKITADIQLKSETTETLIRIISEALTNIVKHAETDVALVKIELDKFLIIEIIDFGRGFKVQNDATRNRHFGISSMHERVVELDGTVNISSQIGEGTNIQIKIPCELR, encoded by the coding sequence ATGGAACATGACGTTAAGCAAGAAACACGTGAACATTTTTTGATTCTATATAGATGGCCAATGATTTTCTGGAGCTTGATGATGTATTTTTTGTCATATTATTTGATGCTCCAGTCATCGCAGATTGGTGATTGGCAGTCATCACTGTTTTTTACATTATTTTTTGTACAAGCACTGGTAAACTTTAAAAGTACTAGCTTGATTAAGCGGAGCTCAATAGGCTTTGTTGCTATTCAAATGATTATTGTGATAATGGCTGGGATATTAATTTCTCCTAATGAAACTATTTTATACATTACCATGTTACCAGTTTTTGGAGTTCAGATTATTTCTTTGTTTGATATGAAATTAAAGACGCTTTTGTGGATTCTTGGACCAGCTCAAATCGTGGTTATTTTAATTGAACTAATTAATGAAGGTGTGTTTTTGGCCTTGATGGCGCTTGAAGCTTCAATTTTTCTCAACGTCATTTTTTTCATAGCGTGGCAGTTTTATCATCGGCAAGTAAATCAAATGATCAGAACACAACGTATCCTTCAGGAATTGCAAGTGACGTATACTGAAGTCAAAGAAATTTCCCAACAAAATGAACGAAATCGGATTGGACGTGAATTGCATGATACTTTAATGCAAGGGTTGGCAGGTGTGACAATGCAATTAGAAGGTATTAAGGGATTAATTTCACATGGCAAAATTCAGCGGGCAACTGCAGAAATTGAAAAAACAATAAAGTTATCTAGAAGTTCATTGGTAGATGCCCGAACAGCCGTATATGAGATGCGTAGAGAGCACACGGACAATATTAGTTTCAGGTATCGTCTTGAAAAGTTAGCAGAGCTATTTTATGAAAATTATGGATTGCATGTCAATGTTAAAATCACAGCTGATATCCAATTAAAATCAGAAACCACGGAGACGCTGATACGAATTATTTCGGAAGCACTTACTAATATAGTTAAACATGCTGAAACAGATGTGGCGCTTGTTAAAATTGAATTAGATAAGTTTTTAATTATCGAAATTATTGATTTTGGGCGTGGTTTTAAAGTTCAAAATGATGCAACACGTAATCGTCATTTTGGCATCAGTTCAATGCATGAACGGGTAGTTGAATTAGATGGTACAGTGAATATCAGCAGCCAAATTGGTGAGGGAACTAATATCCAGATAAAAATCCCGTGTGAGTTGAGGTAG
- a CDS encoding ABC transporter ATP-binding protein, translating to MSSLIFDSVTKIFGEGSSKYVALKDVNFEAESGQLIIVVGPSGSGKTTFLTIAGGLQTPSTGEVEINGQQITSLSKQAQTKLRLDKIGFVLQSYNLVPFLTIAEQFKLMDKIKQDNLTKEAMQALLDDLGLSDLLNKYPNQLSGGQKQRVAIAKALYTNPEYILADEPTAALDTDRSMAVINLLKDLAHKRNKIIIVVTHDLRLKDMADKVYQIIDGQMTML from the coding sequence ATGTCATCTTTAATTTTTGATTCTGTAACCAAAATTTTCGGCGAGGGTAGCAGTAAGTATGTGGCGCTCAAAGATGTTAATTTCGAAGCAGAAAGTGGGCAATTGATCATCGTGGTCGGTCCATCTGGTTCTGGGAAAACAACCTTCTTAACGATTGCTGGTGGATTGCAAACACCAAGTACGGGTGAAGTTGAAATCAACGGTCAACAAATCACCAGCTTGTCCAAGCAAGCCCAAACCAAGCTTCGGCTAGATAAAATTGGCTTCGTATTACAATCATATAATCTTGTACCTTTTTTAACCATCGCCGAACAATTCAAATTAATGGATAAAATCAAGCAGGATAATCTGACTAAGGAAGCAATGCAGGCATTACTGGATGATTTGGGGTTGTCAGATTTATTAAATAAATACCCCAATCAACTATCTGGTGGTCAGAAACAACGTGTCGCAATTGCTAAGGCCTTATATACCAATCCAGAGTATATCTTAGCAGATGAACCCACGGCCGCTTTAGATACAGATCGTTCAATGGCCGTGATTAATTTGTTAAAAGATCTCGCGCATAAGCGCAATAAAATCATCATTGTCGTGACGCATGATTTACGGTTAAAAGATATGGCCGATAAAGTTTATCAAATTATTGATGGGCAAATGACCATGCTGTAG